The following are encoded in a window of Mannheimia varigena genomic DNA:
- the ftsH gene encoding ATP-dependent zinc metalloprotease FtsH: MVKNILLWVVVAIVMMTAYEGFNSNFGGASNTVPYSTFLSDIKENRLKGVDFKQNDDTIVVTKNDGATYQTVMPMYDEYLMADLAKTNAVITGQPAERRGLLSQILISWFPMLLLIGFYIFYMRQMQGGGGRGAMGFGKSKAKMLTADEVKTRFSDVAGCDEAKEEVGEVVEFLRDPGKFQKLGGRIPKGILMVGPPGTGKTLLAKAIAGEARVPFFTMAGSDFVEMFVGVGASRVRDLFDQAKKNAPCIIFIDEIDAVGRKRGGAGFSGGHDEREQTLNQMLVEMDGFEGSEGVIIIAATNRADVLDDALTRPGRFDRQVTVDLPNVKGREQILKVHLKKVPLAEGVDPMQIARGTPGYSGAQLANLVNEAALFAARKNKRVVTMEDFEEARDKINMGPERRSNTMTEKEIINTAYHEAGHVIVGYLMPEHDPLNKVTIVPRGQALGFAQFLPEGDRVSETFTKLESQLSTLFAGRIAEGLIFGEDKITTGASSDIHRATQIARAMVTQWGFSKELGPIFYQNEDGMGAIKGVSEESQKLIDTEMRKIIDRNYQRAKQTLEENMDILHAMKDALLKYETLDSKQIDDLMARRPVGEPSGWTDTPTKDDNATPPSGEQAADTTSIVDDKPTKDNNIGDSLADTKAEH, translated from the coding sequence ATGGTTAAAAATATTTTGCTTTGGGTAGTGGTTGCCATTGTAATGATGACTGCCTACGAGGGCTTCAACTCTAATTTCGGTGGAGCTTCAAACACTGTGCCATATTCGACTTTTTTGAGTGATATTAAAGAAAATCGCTTAAAAGGGGTCGATTTCAAACAGAATGACGATACTATTGTGGTTACCAAGAACGATGGTGCAACTTATCAAACCGTAATGCCGATGTATGATGAATACTTAATGGCAGATTTAGCAAAAACCAATGCGGTAATCACAGGGCAACCAGCAGAGCGTCGAGGGTTATTGTCCCAAATTTTAATCTCTTGGTTTCCAATGTTATTGTTAATTGGCTTCTACATTTTCTATATGAGACAAATGCAAGGCGGTGGCGGACGTGGAGCAATGGGCTTTGGTAAAAGCAAAGCGAAAATGCTGACCGCCGATGAAGTTAAAACCCGTTTCTCTGATGTTGCTGGTTGTGATGAAGCGAAAGAAGAAGTTGGTGAAGTAGTTGAGTTTTTGCGTGATCCAGGAAAATTCCAAAAACTTGGCGGACGTATTCCAAAAGGGATATTAATGGTAGGTCCTCCGGGAACAGGTAAAACTTTATTAGCAAAAGCAATTGCCGGCGAAGCAAGAGTTCCGTTCTTCACAATGGCTGGTTCAGACTTCGTAGAAATGTTTGTCGGTGTTGGAGCCTCCCGTGTACGTGATTTATTCGACCAAGCCAAGAAAAATGCGCCGTGTATTATCTTTATTGATGAGATTGACGCAGTAGGTCGTAAACGTGGCGGAGCAGGTTTTAGTGGCGGACACGATGAACGTGAACAAACCCTTAACCAAATGCTAGTGGAAATGGACGGTTTTGAAGGTTCAGAAGGTGTGATTATTATCGCCGCAACTAACCGTGCCGATGTGCTTGATGATGCTTTAACGCGTCCAGGGCGTTTTGACCGCCAGGTAACTGTGGATTTACCGAATGTAAAAGGTCGTGAGCAGATCTTGAAAGTTCACTTGAAAAAAGTACCACTTGCAGAAGGTGTTGATCCAATGCAAATTGCCCGTGGTACACCAGGTTATTCAGGTGCACAATTAGCGAACTTAGTGAATGAAGCTGCATTGTTCGCAGCACGTAAAAATAAACGTGTAGTAACAATGGAAGACTTTGAAGAGGCTCGTGATAAAATTAATATGGGTCCGGAACGTCGTTCAAATACAATGACGGAAAAAGAAATTATCAATACTGCTTATCACGAAGCGGGGCATGTGATTGTCGGCTATTTAATGCCGGAACACGATCCATTGAATAAAGTTACTATTGTACCTCGTGGTCAAGCACTCGGTTTCGCCCAATTCTTACCGGAGGGAGACCGTGTGAGTGAAACATTTACCAAATTAGAAAGCCAACTTTCAACTTTATTCGCAGGTCGTATTGCTGAAGGTTTGATCTTCGGGGAAGATAAAATCACTACTGGAGCATCGTCTGATATCCACCGTGCAACACAAATTGCTCGAGCAATGGTAACACAGTGGGGGTTCTCGAAGGAGCTCGGTCCGATCTTCTATCAAAATGAAGATGGAATGGGAGCGATTAAAGGCGTATCGGAAGAGTCACAGAAACTGATTGATACCGAAATGCGTAAAATCATCGACCGTAACTATCAACGTGCTAAGCAAACGCTAGAAGAGAATATGGATATCTTGCACGCTATGAAAGATGCCTTATTGAAATACGAAACTTTAGATAGCAAACAAATTGATGACTTAATGGCTCGTCGTCCGGTAGGAGAACCATCAGGTTGGACAGACACACCAACTAAAGACGACAATGCTACGCCACCAAGCGGTGAACAAGCAGCAGATACTACTTCTATCGTAGATGATAAGCCGACTAAGGATAACAATATTGGCGATTCCCTCGCTGATACGAAAGCGGAACACTAA
- the aroA gene encoding 3-phosphoshikimate 1-carboxyvinyltransferase → MEKLTLNPISRVEGEINLPGSKSLSNRALLLAALAKGTTRVTNLLDSNDIRHMLNALKSLGVNYKLSEDKTVCEVQGIGGAFQAQNGLSLFLGNAGTAMRPLAAALCLKGKNKAQIILTGEPRMKERPIKHLVDALRQVGAEVEYLGNEGYPPLAITNSGLTGGKVKIDGSISSQFLTALLMSAPLAENDMEIEIIGDLVSKPYIDITLSMMKDFGVTVENRDYHIFSVKGNQTYIAPQDNYLVEGDASSASYFLAAGAIKGNVKVTGIGKKSIQGDRLFADVLEAMGAKITWGEDFIQAEQAPLKGVDMDMNHIPDAAMTIATTALFAEGETVIRNIYNWRVKETDRLTAMATELRKIGVTVEEGEDFIRIQPLALDKFQHAEIETYNDHRMAMCFSLIALSNTPVTILDPNCTAKTFPTYFTELDKLSVR, encoded by the coding sequence ATGGAAAAATTAACATTAAACCCAATTTCCCGAGTAGAAGGGGAAATTAACTTACCTGGTTCAAAAAGCCTCTCTAACCGTGCATTATTACTGGCAGCATTAGCTAAAGGCACAACACGGGTTACCAATTTATTAGATAGCAATGATATTCGTCACATGCTTAATGCGTTAAAATCCCTAGGTGTGAATTATAAGCTTTCAGAAGATAAAACTGTTTGTGAAGTACAAGGTATTGGTGGGGCTTTTCAAGCTCAAAATGGTTTATCGCTCTTTTTAGGGAATGCAGGTACGGCAATGCGACCATTAGCCGCGGCATTGTGTTTAAAAGGCAAGAACAAGGCTCAAATTATTTTGACAGGCGAGCCTCGAATGAAAGAACGCCCGATCAAGCATTTAGTTGATGCGTTACGCCAAGTTGGAGCAGAAGTAGAATATTTAGGAAATGAGGGCTATCCGCCGCTTGCTATTACAAATAGTGGTTTAACCGGTGGTAAAGTGAAAATTGATGGCTCGATTTCCAGCCAGTTCTTAACCGCATTATTGATGTCTGCACCGTTAGCTGAAAATGATATGGAAATTGAAATTATTGGTGATCTGGTATCAAAACCTTATATTGATATTACGCTATCAATGATGAAGGATTTTGGGGTAACCGTTGAAAACCGTGATTACCACATATTTTCAGTAAAAGGCAATCAAACCTATATCGCACCACAAGATAATTATCTAGTGGAAGGTGATGCATCCTCTGCTTCTTATTTCTTAGCTGCAGGTGCGATTAAAGGTAATGTGAAAGTAACGGGTATTGGTAAAAAATCAATACAAGGTGACCGCTTGTTTGCTGATGTATTAGAGGCAATGGGGGCAAAAATTACTTGGGGTGAAGATTTTATTCAAGCAGAGCAAGCACCGTTAAAAGGTGTGGATATGGATATGAACCATATTCCTGATGCGGCAATGACGATTGCAACAACGGCTCTTTTTGCAGAAGGTGAAACGGTTATTCGTAATATCTACAACTGGCGAGTTAAAGAAACTGACCGTTTGACGGCAATGGCAACAGAGTTGCGTAAAATTGGAGTAACTGTTGAAGAAGGGGAAGATTTTATCCGCATTCAACCGCTTGCATTAGACAAATTCCAACACGCAGAAATTGAAACCTATAACGATCACCGAATGGCAATGTGTTTTTCATTGATTGCGTTGTCTAATACACCAGTCACAATTTTAGATCCGAACTGTACAGCAAAAACCTTCCCGACCTATTTTACTGAGTTAGATAAATTATCGGTAAGATAG
- a CDS encoding TIGR04211 family SH3 domain-containing protein, with protein sequence MKKIVYLLTGLILGTSLSTQAQTQYISENLNTYMRKGAGDNFKISGAIQAGEKVTILDKRERYSLIKDSRNREGWVLNSDLSDTASPKELIPQLNQQVQDLTNRLSKIDTEWQQRTAEMQRRTQDAVQKSSDLVEENAQLKRELEILKNKNRDLETMHDSEKREIVIQWFIYGGAVLGAGLLLGLLVPFLIPRRKRNSGGWA encoded by the coding sequence ATGAAAAAAATCGTTTATTTGCTTACAGGCTTAATTCTTGGAACTTCACTTTCCACACAAGCTCAAACCCAATATATCAGCGAAAATCTAAACACTTATATGCGTAAAGGTGCTGGAGATAACTTTAAAATTTCTGGCGCCATCCAAGCAGGAGAAAAAGTAACGATATTAGATAAAAGGGAACGATATAGTCTGATTAAAGATAGCCGAAACCGTGAAGGTTGGGTATTAAATTCTGACTTAAGCGATACTGCAAGTCCTAAAGAGCTTATTCCTCAATTAAATCAACAGGTTCAAGACTTAACCAATCGCCTAAGCAAAATTGATACTGAATGGCAGCAACGCACTGCAGAAATGCAGCGTAGAACACAAGATGCCGTTCAAAAAAGCAGTGATTTAGTAGAAGAAAATGCGCAATTAAAACGTGAGCTTGAAATCTTAAAAAATAAGAACCGTGATTTAGAAACGATGCACGATTCTGAAAAACGTGAAATTGTGATTCAATGGTTTATCTACGGTGGTGCTGTTTTAGGGGCTGGTTTACTACTAGGCTTACTTGTTCCATTCTTAATCCCTCGCCGAAAACGTAATAGTGGTGGCTGGGCTTAG
- a CDS encoding calcium/sodium antiporter, whose translation MTLALAAIIGGLIVLVWSADRFVEGAASTAKHFGMTPLLIGIVVIGFGTSAPEMIVSASSALSGSPGIALGNAYGSNITNIALILGLTAIIKPLMVNSDVLKKELPILMAVTLLSAYLVYDANVTQLDAIILLAVFAAYMTWTVVTAMRSKNDALAIDVDAELAESSEMSLGKSILWLIIGLVLLVVSSQFLVWGAVEVAKFFGVSDLVIGLTIVAVGTSLPELASSIAAARKGEVDLALGNIIGSNLFNTLAVVGIAGAIKPMQVTAEVFSRDIVIMSVLTFLIFVFGLNIYRRPEGGRINRLEGFILFAAYVGYNFYLFKTAI comes from the coding sequence ATGACTCTTGCTCTTGCCGCTATTATCGGCGGTTTAATAGTGTTAGTTTGGAGTGCAGACCGTTTTGTTGAAGGTGCAGCCTCTACGGCTAAACATTTTGGTATGACACCACTTTTAATTGGGATTGTGGTAATTGGCTTTGGTACGTCAGCACCTGAGATGATTGTTTCCGCCTCGTCTGCATTAAGTGGCTCACCCGGCATTGCACTCGGTAATGCGTATGGCTCAAACATTACCAATATCGCTCTTATTTTAGGTTTAACCGCAATCATTAAACCGTTAATGGTAAATTCTGATGTGTTGAAAAAAGAGTTACCGATTTTAATGGCAGTAACCTTACTTTCTGCTTATTTAGTGTATGATGCTAATGTAACTCAACTTGATGCAATCATTTTACTTGCCGTATTTGCAGCTTATATGACCTGGACAGTGGTTACGGCAATGAGAAGTAAAAATGATGCGCTAGCTATTGATGTTGATGCAGAATTAGCCGAGAGTTCAGAAATGAGCTTAGGTAAATCCATTTTATGGTTGATTATTGGCTTAGTGCTATTAGTGGTTAGCTCACAATTCTTAGTTTGGGGTGCGGTTGAAGTAGCGAAATTCTTTGGTGTGAGTGATTTGGTGATTGGTTTAACCATCGTAGCAGTGGGCACATCGTTACCTGAATTAGCTTCATCTATTGCTGCTGCTCGTAAAGGCGAGGTTGATTTAGCCTTAGGCAATATCATCGGTTCTAACTTATTTAATACTCTTGCAGTAGTAGGTATTGCAGGTGCTATTAAGCCAATGCAAGTAACAGCTGAAGTATTCTCTCGTGATATTGTTATTATGTCTGTTCTAACCTTCTTAATTTTTGTGTTTGGCTTGAATATATATCGCCGACCGGAAGGTGGAAGAATTAATCGCTTAGAAGGATTTATCCTTTTTGCAGCTTATGTGGGTTATAACTTCTATCTGTTTAAAACTGCTATCTGA
- a CDS encoding TIGR00153 family protein, which yields MALNNILGLFAQSPLKPLQKHSNKVTECSELLESFFDATFEHNWEKAAEVRGKIVDLERRADSLKREIRLKLPRGLFMPVERTDLLELVTQLDKLANYSRDISGRIIGRKLVIPAEMQPLFKKFLSRSIDACRQVRKVLDEMDQLLETGFRGRELDFVNKMILELDQIEDDTDQYQITLRHTLLGLENTLNPIDVMFLYKCIERISILADQAQRIGSRIELMLAKS from the coding sequence ATGGCATTGAATAACATTTTAGGTTTATTCGCCCAATCCCCACTTAAGCCGTTACAAAAGCACTCAAACAAAGTGACTGAATGTAGCGAATTATTAGAATCTTTCTTTGATGCAACTTTTGAACATAACTGGGAAAAAGCTGCTGAAGTTCGTGGTAAAATCGTTGATTTAGAACGTCGTGCCGACTCATTAAAACGTGAAATCCGTCTAAAACTTCCTCGAGGCTTATTTATGCCTGTTGAAAGAACAGATTTATTAGAATTGGTAACTCAGTTAGATAAATTAGCAAACTATTCAAGAGATATTTCAGGCCGCATTATTGGTCGTAAATTGGTTATTCCAGCTGAAATGCAACCTCTTTTCAAAAAATTCCTTTCTCGTAGTATCGATGCTTGTCGTCAAGTTCGCAAAGTATTAGATGAGATGGATCAATTATTAGAAACAGGCTTTAGAGGCAGAGAGCTTGACTTTGTCAATAAAATGATCCTTGAACTCGACCAAATCGAAGATGATACCGATCAATACCAAATTACCTTACGCCATACATTACTTGGGTTAGAAAATACGCTTAACCCGATTGATGTAATGTTTTTATATAAATGTATCGAACGTATCAGCATTTTAGCTGACCAAGCTCAACGTATCGGTTCTCGTATTGAATTGATGTTAGCGAAGTCATAG
- the serC gene encoding 3-phosphoserine/phosphohydroxythreonine transaminase — translation MGEVYNFSAGPAMMPKKVLEKAQQELLNWLDQGTSVMEVSHRGKLFMELAAQSEADLRKLYNVPENYRILFLQGGARGQFAAIPMNLMGQKGKALYLNSGHWSATAAKEARNFTEIDEINILETDPQLKVKRLDFSDIAEQYDYVHYCTNETISGVEIVDIPNVGNTPLVADMSSNILSRGIDISKFGVIYAGAQKNLGPAGITIVIIRDDLIGNARKDTPSIWNYAVQRDADSMINTPPTFAWYLCSLVFKHLLAEGGLKATEEHNLAKAALLYDYLDSSKFYYNTVAKENRSLMNVTFTTGNDELNAKFVSEATACGLQALKGHKVLGGMRASIYNAMPIEGVKALIEFMKEFEQRNA, via the coding sequence ATGGGAGAGGTTTATAACTTCAGTGCAGGTCCGGCAATGATGCCGAAAAAAGTGTTAGAGAAAGCACAGCAAGAATTATTAAATTGGTTAGATCAAGGCACTTCGGTAATGGAAGTGAGCCATCGTGGCAAATTATTTATGGAGCTGGCGGCTCAGTCTGAAGCGGATTTACGTAAACTTTATAACGTGCCAGAAAATTACCGCATTCTCTTTTTGCAAGGTGGAGCAAGAGGGCAATTTGCTGCGATTCCAATGAATTTGATGGGCCAAAAAGGCAAAGCTCTTTATTTAAATTCAGGGCATTGGTCGGCAACTGCTGCGAAAGAAGCCCGTAATTTCACTGAAATTGATGAAATTAATATTTTAGAGACTGACCCACAATTAAAAGTAAAGCGCTTAGATTTTAGCGATATTGCTGAGCAATATGATTATGTACATTATTGCACAAACGAAACTATTAGCGGTGTTGAAATTGTTGATATTCCGAATGTAGGTAACACGCCATTAGTTGCAGATATGTCATCAAATATTTTGTCTCGTGGCATTGATATCAGCAAATTTGGTGTGATTTATGCAGGGGCTCAGAAAAATTTAGGCCCGGCAGGAATTACTATCGTGATTATTCGTGATGACTTAATTGGTAACGCTCGTAAAGATACGCCTTCTATTTGGAATTATGCGGTTCAGCGTGATGCGGATTCAATGATTAATACGCCACCTACTTTTGCTTGGTATTTGTGTTCATTAGTATTCAAACACTTACTGGCAGAAGGTGGATTAAAAGCTACAGAAGAGCATAACTTAGCAAAAGCAGCATTGTTATATGATTATTTAGATAGCTCAAAATTCTATTACAATACAGTTGCAAAAGAAAACCGCTCATTGATGAATGTAACCTTTACCACGGGTAATGATGAATTAAATGCAAAATTTGTAAGTGAAGCGACTGCTTGTGGCTTACAAGCCTTGAAAGGACATAAAGTGTTAGGTGGAATGCGTGCTTCAATTTATAACGCAATGCCAATTGAAGGGGTTAAAGCATTAATTGAATTTATGAAAGAATTTGAACAACGTAATGCTTAA
- the hisC gene encoding histidinol-phosphate transaminase — MQFFNIVNEGVKSLSPYQAGKPIEELERELGIQNIIKLASNENPFGFPESAKQAIINQLDDLTRYPDSNGFELKSTIAKKFNLQSNQITLGNGSNDLLELFAHTFACDKDEIIYSQYAFIVYPLVTKAINAVACEIPAKNWGHDLEGFLAAINEKTKLIFIANPNNPTGNFLSQAEIEAFLAKVPSNVIVVLDEAYTEFTAAEERIDSFGLLAKYPNLIVSRSLSKAYGLAGLRIGYAVSNPEIADLLNRVRQPFNCNSLALASAIAVMNDDDFVQKVAKNNCLEMARYEAFCQANGLDYIPSKGNFITIDFKRPAAPIYEALLREGVIVRPIAGYGMPNHLRVSIGLPEENDRFFTALLKVLV, encoded by the coding sequence ATGCAATTTTTCAACATCGTCAATGAAGGGGTGAAATCGCTTTCTCCTTATCAAGCAGGCAAGCCTATCGAAGAATTAGAACGTGAATTGGGTATCCAAAATATCATCAAATTGGCTTCAAATGAAAACCCGTTTGGTTTTCCTGAAAGTGCTAAACAAGCTATTATTAACCAACTTGATGATTTAACGCGTTACCCTGATTCAAACGGTTTTGAACTAAAATCAACGATCGCTAAGAAATTCAACCTGCAGTCAAATCAAATTACTTTAGGTAATGGTTCAAATGATTTATTAGAGCTATTTGCTCATACTTTTGCCTGCGATAAAGATGAAATTATCTATTCTCAATATGCGTTTATTGTTTACCCGCTGGTTACAAAAGCAATTAATGCCGTTGCTTGTGAAATTCCCGCTAAAAATTGGGGGCACGATCTAGAAGGCTTTTTAGCAGCAATCAACGAAAAAACCAAGCTAATTTTTATTGCAAATCCAAATAACCCAACAGGTAATTTCTTGTCGCAAGCTGAAATTGAAGCCTTCTTAGCAAAAGTGCCAAGTAATGTTATTGTGGTGCTAGATGAGGCTTATACCGAATTTACGGCTGCAGAGGAAAGAATTGATTCTTTCGGCTTACTAGCAAAATACCCGAATTTAATTGTTTCGCGCTCACTTTCTAAAGCCTATGGTCTAGCTGGGCTTCGTATTGGTTATGCAGTGTCAAATCCTGAAATTGCGGACTTATTAAATCGTGTTCGCCAACCGTTCAACTGCAACAGCCTTGCATTAGCTTCTGCGATTGCTGTAATGAATGATGATGATTTTGTTCAGAAAGTCGCAAAAAATAACTGCCTGGAGATGGCTCGATATGAGGCATTTTGCCAAGCAAACGGATTAGACTATATTCCGTCTAAGGGCAATTTCATCACTATCGATTTTAAACGCCCTGCTGCTCCCATTTATGAAGCATTATTGCGTGAAGGTGTAATTGTTCGCCCCATTGCAGGTTACGGAATGCCAAATCACTTGCGTGTGAGTATTGGTCTGCCCGAAGAAAATGACAGATTCTTTACCGCATTATTGAAAGTATTGGTTTAA
- a CDS encoding inorganic phosphate transporter: MELINNYGFIIIVITAIFGFIMAFGIGANDVANAMGTSVGSGTITAKQAVYIALVFEFFGAYLAGGEVAETIKSGIIATENFTSRPEVLVIGMMSALFAAGIWLVVASQKGWPVSTTHSIIGAIVGFAIVSVGMEAVQWGQFGGIVGSWFITPFIAGVVAYFIFTSTQKIIFDTDAPMKNAAKYAPYYTALTVFIICIVTLEKGLKHVGLDLSGLQTTILSAIISLICAIICIFYLRSNAFKASLKDQSAFSGVEKVFSILMLITACAMAFAHGSNDVANAIGPLAAVVSIVDHGGVIEGKTVMAPWVLPLGAIGIAVGLAVMGHKVMGTIGTGITDLTPSRGFAAQFACSITVVIASGTGLPISTTQTLVGAVIGVAFARGIAALNLGVIRNIIASWIITLPAGAILAIIIYYILSAIFN, translated from the coding sequence ATGGAACTGATTAATAACTACGGCTTTATTATTATTGTTATTACTGCCATATTTGGCTTTATTATGGCATTCGGTATCGGTGCTAATGACGTAGCTAATGCAATGGGAACTTCTGTAGGTTCAGGCACTATTACTGCTAAACAAGCAGTTTATATTGCGTTAGTGTTCGAATTTTTTGGCGCTTACCTTGCAGGTGGTGAAGTAGCAGAAACAATCAAAAGCGGTATTATTGCAACAGAAAACTTTACAAGTCGCCCTGAAGTTCTTGTAATTGGTATGATGTCTGCTCTATTTGCTGCAGGTATTTGGTTAGTTGTCGCATCTCAAAAAGGCTGGCCTGTTTCAACTACTCACTCAATTATCGGTGCTATTGTAGGTTTTGCTATCGTATCTGTAGGTATGGAAGCAGTACAATGGGGACAATTTGGTGGTATTGTTGGTAGCTGGTTCATTACACCTTTCATTGCTGGTGTGGTAGCTTATTTTATTTTCACTTCTACACAGAAAATTATTTTTGATACCGATGCACCAATGAAAAATGCAGCAAAATATGCACCTTACTATACTGCATTAACGGTATTCATTATCTGTATCGTAACTCTAGAAAAAGGTTTAAAACACGTTGGTTTAGATCTAAGTGGTCTGCAAACTACCATCCTTTCTGCAATCATTTCTTTAATCTGTGCCATTATCTGTATCTTCTATCTTCGTAGTAATGCTTTCAAAGCTAGCCTAAAGGACCAATCTGCATTCAGTGGTGTTGAGAAAGTATTTAGTATCTTAATGCTAATTACTGCTTGTGCAATGGCGTTCGCTCACGGTTCAAATGATGTAGCCAATGCAATCGGGCCTTTAGCTGCCGTAGTATCTATTGTTGACCACGGTGGCGTTATTGAGGGTAAAACCGTTATGGCGCCTTGGGTATTGCCTTTAGGTGCAATAGGTATTGCGGTTGGCCTTGCCGTGATGGGGCATAAAGTTATGGGAACTATTGGTACCGGTATTACAGATTTAACCCCAAGCCGTGGTTTTGCTGCTCAATTTGCTTGTTCAATCACCGTTGTAATTGCATCAGGTACTGGTCTTCCAATTTCAACAACACAAACTCTAGTTGGCGCAGTAATAGGTGTTGCATTTGCGCGTGGTATAGCAGCACTTAACCTTGGTGTAATCCGTAATATTATTGCATCTTGGATTATTACTCTTCCTGCAGGTGCAATACTTGCAATTATCATTTACTACATTTTGAGTGCGATTTTTAATTAA